One Gordonia mangrovi genomic region harbors:
- the gyrB gene encoding DNA topoisomerase (ATP-hydrolyzing) subunit B, producing the protein MADKGKSKKPGEYSADSISILEGLEAVRKRPGMYIGSTGERGLHHLIWEVVDNSVDEAMAGHASKVEVTLLEDGGVQVVDDGRGIPTDMHKTGVPTVEVVMTQLHAGGKFDSDAYAVSGGLHGVGISVVNALSTRVELEIDYGGFHWEQHYDHAKPSKLEKGDATRKTGTTVRFWPDADIFETTTFSAETVARRLQEMAFLNKGLTITLTDNRLSDEAAVAEAEMDEDSAEAAETIKSEVEKAQKAAKVRTRTYHYPDGLVDYIKHLNRTKNAIHTSVVGFTAKGTGHEVEIAMQWNAGYSESVHTFANTINTHEGGTHEEGFRAALTSTVNKYAVDKKLLKEKDGKLTGDDIREGLAAVISVKVGDPQFEGQTKTKLGNTEVKSFVQKTCNEHLAHWFEANPAEAKIIIKKAVDSAQARMAARKARELVRRKTATDIGGLPGKLADCRSNDPTKCEVYIVEGDSAGGSAKSGRDSMYQAILPIRGKIINVEKARIDRVLKNTEVQSIITAFGTGIHDEFDIAKLRYHKIVLMADADVDGQHIATLLLTLLFRFMRPLIEHGHVYLAQPPLYKLKWQKTEPEFAYSDRERDGLLEAGRAAGKKINTDDGIQRYKGLGEMNAKELWETTMDPAVRVLRQVTLDDAAAADELFSILMGEDVAARRSFIARNAKDVRFLDV; encoded by the coding sequence GTGGCCGACAAAGGTAAGTCCAAGAAGCCGGGCGAGTACAGCGCTGATTCGATCAGCATCCTGGAAGGTCTCGAGGCCGTTCGCAAGCGGCCGGGTATGTACATCGGTTCCACCGGTGAGCGGGGTCTGCACCACCTGATCTGGGAGGTTGTCGACAACTCGGTCGACGAGGCCATGGCCGGCCACGCCTCCAAGGTGGAGGTCACGCTGCTCGAAGACGGTGGTGTCCAGGTGGTCGACGACGGCCGCGGCATCCCGACCGACATGCACAAGACCGGTGTGCCGACCGTCGAGGTCGTGATGACCCAGTTGCACGCCGGCGGCAAGTTCGACTCCGATGCGTATGCGGTCTCCGGTGGTTTGCACGGTGTGGGCATCTCGGTGGTCAACGCTCTGTCGACCCGTGTCGAGCTGGAGATCGACTACGGCGGTTTCCACTGGGAACAGCACTACGACCACGCCAAGCCCAGCAAGCTGGAAAAGGGTGATGCCACCCGCAAGACCGGCACCACCGTGCGGTTCTGGCCGGACGCCGACATCTTCGAGACCACCACGTTCAGCGCCGAGACGGTGGCGCGACGCCTGCAGGAGATGGCGTTCCTGAACAAGGGACTGACCATCACGCTGACCGACAACCGGCTCAGTGACGAGGCCGCGGTGGCCGAGGCCGAGATGGACGAGGACAGCGCCGAGGCCGCGGAGACCATCAAGTCCGAGGTGGAGAAGGCGCAGAAGGCTGCCAAGGTGCGCACCCGCACCTATCACTACCCCGATGGCCTGGTGGACTACATCAAGCATCTGAACCGGACGAAGAACGCCATCCACACCTCGGTGGTCGGCTTCACCGCCAAGGGCACCGGCCATGAGGTGGAGATCGCGATGCAGTGGAATGCCGGCTACTCCGAGTCGGTGCACACCTTCGCCAACACCATCAACACCCACGAGGGCGGTACGCACGAAGAGGGCTTCCGCGCGGCGTTGACCAGCACCGTCAACAAGTACGCGGTCGACAAGAAGCTCCTCAAGGAGAAGGACGGCAAGCTCACCGGTGACGACATCCGGGAGGGACTGGCCGCGGTCATCTCGGTGAAGGTCGGCGATCCGCAGTTCGAGGGTCAGACCAAGACCAAACTCGGCAACACCGAGGTCAAGAGTTTCGTGCAGAAGACCTGCAACGAGCACCTCGCGCACTGGTTCGAGGCCAACCCGGCCGAGGCGAAGATCATCATCAAGAAGGCGGTGGACTCCGCGCAGGCGCGGATGGCTGCCCGCAAGGCCCGAGAACTGGTGCGGCGCAAGACCGCGACGGATATCGGCGGACTGCCCGGCAAGCTCGCCGACTGCCGCAGCAACGACCCCACCAAGTGTGAGGTCTACATCGTGGAGGGCGACTCCGCCGGTGGTAGTGCCAAGTCGGGTCGCGACTCGATGTATCAGGCGATCCTGCCGATCCGCGGCAAGATCATCAACGTCGAGAAGGCACGCATCGATCGAGTCCTCAAGAACACCGAGGTCCAGTCGATCATCACCGCCTTCGGTACCGGTATCCACGACGAGTTCGACATCGCCAAGCTGCGCTATCACAAGATCGTGCTGATGGCCGACGCCGACGTCGACGGCCAGCACATCGCGACCCTGCTGCTGACGCTGCTGTTCCGGTTCATGCGTCCGCTGATCGAGCACGGCCACGTCTACTTGGCGCAGCCGCCGCTGTACAAACTGAAATGGCAGAAGACCGAACCCGAATTCGCCTACTCCGACCGGGAACGCGACGGCCTGCTCGAGGCCGGCCGCGCCGCGGGCAAGAAGATCAACACCGACGACGGCATCCAGCGCTACAAGGGTCTCGGCGAGATGAACGCCAAGGAACTGTGGGAGACCACCATGGATCCCGCGGTCCGTGTGCTGCGCCAGGTGACCCTCGACGATGCCGCCGCCGCCGACGAACTGTTCTCGATCCTGATGGGTGAGGACGTGGCCGCCCGCCGCAGCTTCATCGCCCGCAACGCCAAAGACGTTCGCTTCCTGGACGTCTGA
- a CDS encoding DUF721 family protein translates to MSESTPPGQGQPAHSSGYELARQALEEARAAARAAGKSVGQGRSSPTNARRRPAGRRRSWSGSGPDARDPQPLGRLAGTLARERGWESQIGQGTVFGLWEQIVGADVAAHAHPTSLQDNVLHIAAESTAWATQLRYMQGQILVKIAGAIGDGMVTSLRITGPKQPSWRKGPRHVSGRGPRDTYG, encoded by the coding sequence ATGAGCGAGTCGACCCCGCCGGGGCAGGGACAACCGGCCCACTCGTCGGGCTATGAGCTGGCCCGACAAGCGTTGGAAGAGGCGCGCGCCGCAGCGCGCGCCGCAGGTAAATCCGTCGGCCAGGGTCGGTCGTCACCGACGAACGCACGCCGCCGCCCGGCCGGCCGCCGCCGCAGCTGGTCCGGATCCGGGCCGGACGCGCGGGATCCGCAGCCGCTCGGTCGCCTCGCCGGCACGCTGGCGCGGGAGCGTGGGTGGGAGTCGCAGATCGGGCAGGGCACTGTCTTCGGTCTCTGGGAGCAGATCGTCGGTGCCGACGTGGCCGCTCACGCTCACCCGACATCGTTGCAGGACAACGTCTTACACATCGCCGCCGAATCCACCGCGTGGGCCACCCAGCTGCGCTACATGCAGGGTCAGATCCTGGTGAAGATCGCCGGTGCCATCGGTGATGGGATGGTCACCAGCCTGCGGATCACTGGTCCCAAGCAGCCGTCCTGGCGTAAGGGACCCAGGCACGTCTCCGGTCGCGGACCGCGCGACACTTACGGCTGA
- the recF gene encoding DNA replication/repair protein RecF (All proteins in this family for which functions are known are DNA-binding proteins that assist the filamentation of RecA onto DNA for the initiation of recombination or recombinational repair.) — protein MFVRELSLRDFRSWREIDLTLRPEPTIFVGRNGFGKTNLLEAVGYLGTLRSHRVSTDAPLVHSGMSSATVTGTVENLGRELTVQLQINAEGANKATVNGAPSRRSRDILGILRSVMFAPEDLLLVRGDPSDRRRFIDELVAQRGPRWAAARSDYDRVLRQRSALLKTAGSALRRGGSEAESVISTLDVWDGQLADLGGQVTAARIEVLRQLCPHVTACYASIAPHSRPATMRYRAAAGPDVVAADDAPVSAEEIGAILLARLADLRDKEIDRGVSLVGPHRDDIDIVLGNEVAKGFASHGESWSLALALRLGSVELVRAEGIEPVIMLDDVFAELDAQRRAQLVAFTESAEQLLITAAVGEDIPDTIGGRRVSVGVVEENGTRHSVLTEQTAGEGGA, from the coding sequence GTGTTCGTCCGGGAACTGTCCCTGCGCGATTTCCGGTCGTGGCGGGAGATCGATCTGACGCTCCGCCCCGAGCCCACCATCTTTGTGGGGCGCAACGGATTCGGAAAGACAAACCTGCTCGAGGCGGTCGGCTATCTGGGTACCCTGCGGTCCCATCGGGTGAGCACCGACGCACCACTGGTGCACAGCGGAATGTCGTCGGCCACGGTGACCGGCACCGTGGAGAACCTGGGGCGCGAGCTGACGGTGCAGCTGCAGATCAACGCCGAGGGCGCCAACAAGGCCACCGTCAACGGCGCTCCGTCCCGTCGCAGCCGCGACATCCTGGGGATCCTGCGTTCGGTGATGTTCGCACCGGAGGATCTGCTGTTGGTGCGCGGCGACCCGTCGGATCGTCGACGGTTCATCGACGAACTGGTCGCCCAGCGCGGACCGCGTTGGGCCGCAGCACGTTCCGACTACGACCGGGTGCTTCGGCAACGGTCGGCGTTGTTGAAGACCGCCGGATCCGCGCTACGCCGGGGCGGGTCGGAGGCCGAGTCCGTGATCAGCACACTCGATGTGTGGGACGGGCAACTCGCCGATCTCGGCGGGCAGGTCACCGCCGCCCGGATCGAGGTGCTGCGGCAACTGTGTCCGCATGTGACCGCGTGCTATGCCTCGATCGCGCCGCATTCGCGGCCGGCGACGATGCGTTACCGGGCCGCGGCCGGGCCGGATGTGGTGGCCGCCGACGATGCACCGGTCTCCGCCGAAGAGATCGGGGCGATCCTGTTGGCGCGGCTGGCCGACCTGCGCGACAAGGAGATCGACCGCGGTGTGAGTCTGGTGGGGCCGCACCGCGACGACATCGACATCGTCCTCGGCAACGAGGTGGCCAAGGGTTTCGCCAGCCACGGCGAGTCCTGGTCCTTGGCGCTGGCCCTGCGGCTGGGTTCGGTCGAGCTGGTGCGCGCCGAGGGCATCGAACCGGTGATCATGCTCGACGACGTGTTTGCCGAACTCGACGCCCAACGTCGTGCCCAACTCGTCGCCTTCACCGAGTCCGCCGAACAGCTGCTGATCACCGCGGCCGTCGGCGAGGACATCCCCGACACGATCGGTGGTCGCCGGGTGTCTGTCGGGGTCGTGGAGGAGAATGGCACCCGGCACTCGGTGCTGACCGAACAGACTGCAGGGGAGGGCGGTGCATGA
- the gnd gene encoding phosphogluconate dehydrogenase (NAD(+)-dependent, decarboxylating): MQLGLVGLGKMGANMRTRIQEAGHQVVGYDPRPEVSDVATLSDMVAGLDAPRAIWVMVPSGEPTRTTIAQLAELLEPGDVVVDGGNSKYTDDHPNSELLGGNGVGYVDCGVSGGVWGLRNGYGLMVGGSDEDVTRLMPIFDALRPPGERANGFVHAGPVGAGHYAKMVHNGVEYGLMHAYGEGYELLSAEPLITDVEGTLRAWTTGTVVRSWLLELLVRALDEDPGLAEISDYTTDSGEGRWTVEEAIRHSVPANVISAALFARFASRQDQGSPALKAVSALRNQFGGHSVKDTSGRSFGETGTPTT, translated from the coding sequence ATGCAACTCGGACTCGTGGGCCTCGGCAAGATGGGTGCCAACATGCGCACCCGCATCCAAGAGGCGGGGCACCAGGTTGTCGGCTACGACCCGCGGCCGGAGGTCTCCGACGTCGCCACCCTGTCGGATATGGTGGCCGGGCTCGACGCACCCCGCGCGATCTGGGTGATGGTGCCCTCGGGAGAGCCGACCCGGACCACCATCGCGCAGCTCGCCGAGCTCCTCGAACCCGGCGACGTCGTCGTCGACGGCGGCAACTCCAAATACACCGACGATCACCCGAACTCGGAACTGTTGGGCGGCAACGGCGTCGGTTATGTCGACTGCGGCGTCTCCGGCGGCGTGTGGGGACTGCGCAACGGATACGGCCTGATGGTGGGCGGCTCCGACGAGGACGTGACCCGGCTGATGCCGATCTTCGACGCACTGCGCCCACCCGGGGAACGCGCCAACGGCTTCGTGCATGCCGGCCCGGTCGGCGCCGGCCACTACGCCAAGATGGTGCACAACGGAGTCGAGTACGGGCTGATGCATGCCTACGGTGAAGGGTACGAACTGCTCAGCGCCGAACCGCTGATCACCGATGTGGAGGGCACCCTGCGGGCGTGGACCACCGGCACGGTGGTGCGGTCCTGGCTGCTGGAGTTGCTTGTCCGAGCACTCGATGAAGATCCCGGACTCGCCGAGATCTCTGACTACACAACCGATTCCGGCGAAGGACGGTGGACGGTGGAGGAGGCGATCCGACATTCGGTGCCGGCCAACGTGATCTCCGCGGCGCTGTTCGCACGGTTCGCTTCCCGTCAGGATCAGGGATCGCCCGCTCTGAAAGCGGTGTCGGCACTGCGTAATCAGTTCGGCGGGCACTCGGTCAAGGACACTTCGGGACGCTCGTTCGGCGAAACCGGCACCCCGACGACCTGA
- the dnaN gene encoding DNA polymerase III subunit beta, with protein sequence MKFRVARDEFADSVAWVARSLPARPPVPVLGCVVLTAENGLEVSGFDYEVSAQESIGAEIAEPGKVLVSGRLLADITKALPNKPVDVSLDGSRVAISCGSAKFSLPTMPVEDYPELPTPPSVTGTIPAQVFAEAIGQVAVAAGKDDTLPMLTGVRVEIDGNRVVLAATDRFRLAVRELEWQPTGADTSGAVLVPAKTLSESARTAGSGTGEISLAFGAGSSIGGEGIMGILGETKRNTTRLLDAEFPKFRQLLPASHTAIATIDSAPLLDAIKRVALVAERGAQVRMEFSEGLLVLTAGGDEAGKAEEELPVQFHGEPLTIAFNPGYLQDGLSAIGVPTVDFGFTTPSRPAVLRPSTGEEPVADESGAFVAPDSVFTYLLMPVRLPG encoded by the coding sequence ATGAAGTTCCGTGTCGCACGTGACGAGTTCGCAGATTCCGTTGCCTGGGTGGCCCGCAGCCTGCCGGCCCGCCCGCCGGTGCCGGTGCTCGGTTGTGTGGTGCTGACCGCCGAGAACGGGCTGGAGGTCTCCGGGTTCGACTACGAGGTCTCCGCGCAGGAATCCATCGGCGCCGAGATCGCCGAGCCGGGCAAGGTGCTGGTGTCGGGGCGTCTGCTCGCCGACATCACCAAGGCGTTGCCCAACAAGCCCGTCGATGTGAGCCTCGACGGCTCCCGGGTGGCCATCAGCTGCGGCAGCGCGAAGTTCTCGTTGCCGACCATGCCCGTCGAGGACTATCCGGAGCTGCCCACGCCGCCCTCGGTTACCGGCACCATCCCCGCCCAGGTGTTTGCCGAGGCCATCGGACAAGTCGCTGTGGCCGCCGGCAAGGACGACACCCTGCCGATGTTGACCGGCGTCCGGGTGGAGATCGACGGCAACCGCGTCGTCCTCGCCGCCACCGACCGCTTCCGCCTCGCCGTTCGCGAGCTGGAATGGCAGCCCACCGGCGCCGACACCTCCGGCGCGGTTCTGGTCCCGGCCAAGACGCTCTCGGAGAGTGCCCGCACCGCCGGCTCGGGCACCGGCGAGATCTCGTTGGCCTTCGGTGCCGGGTCGAGTATCGGGGGCGAAGGCATCATGGGCATCCTCGGCGAGACCAAACGCAACACCACCCGGCTGCTCGACGCCGAGTTCCCCAAGTTCCGTCAGCTGTTGCCGGCCAGCCATACGGCGATCGCCACCATCGACAGCGCCCCGCTGCTCGACGCGATCAAACGTGTGGCGCTGGTCGCCGAGCGGGGCGCGCAGGTCCGGATGGAGTTCAGTGAAGGTCTGCTGGTGCTCACCGCCGGCGGCGACGAGGCCGGCAAGGCCGAGGAGGAGCTGCCGGTGCAGTTCCACGGCGAGCCGCTCACCATCGCGTTCAACCCCGGCTACCTGCAGGACGGCCTGTCCGCGATCGGCGTGCCGACCGTCGACTTCGGTTTCACCACCCCCAGCCGACCGGCGGTGCTGCGGCCTTCGACCGGTGAAGAGCCCGTCGCCGACGAGTCCGGCGCGTTCGTCGCTCCGGACAGTGTGTTCACCTACCTGCTGATGCCGGTACGCCTACCGGGCTGA
- the dnaA gene encoding chromosomal replication initiator protein DnaA: MVSDRDSFGEVWQSVVAELNDDASAHHHEPLTRQQKAWLSLVQPLTLAEGFALLTVPTPLVQEQIERNLRDTIRSALSRHLGQPVDLGVRIATPMVEEPVAEPAPAVADHGDHAPLHTTGPVGPSPASPSPTAPSGFDGRPDRMSAGSDTSDWSTYFAERPTAGQSPSSANLSPKYTFDTFVIGASNRFAHASAVAVAEAPARAYNPLFIWGESGLGKTHLLHAAGHYAQRLFPGMRVKYVSTEEFTNDFINSLRDDRRVAFKRRYRDVDVLLVDDIQFLIGKEGIQEEFFHTFNTLHNASKQIVVSSDRPPKQLATLEDRLRTRFEWGLITDVQPPDLETRIAILRKKAQMDNIAVPDDVLELIASKIERNIRELEGALIRVTAFASLNNAELDKSLAEVVLQALLPNSGTLEVSAASILAITAEYFDISVEELRGPGKTRSIAQARQISMYLCRELTDLSLPKIGETFDRDHTTVMYAERKIRKEMAERRKVYDHVQELTARIKQRAS; this comes from the coding sequence GTGGTGAGTGATCGCGATTCGTTCGGCGAAGTGTGGCAGAGCGTGGTCGCCGAACTCAACGACGACGCCTCGGCCCACCACCACGAACCACTGACCCGCCAGCAGAAGGCCTGGCTGTCGCTGGTGCAGCCGCTCACCCTCGCCGAGGGGTTCGCACTCCTGACGGTCCCGACCCCGCTGGTGCAGGAACAGATCGAGCGCAATCTGCGCGACACGATCCGTTCGGCGCTCAGCCGCCATCTCGGCCAGCCGGTGGATCTCGGTGTGCGGATTGCCACGCCCATGGTCGAGGAACCGGTTGCCGAGCCGGCCCCCGCGGTCGCCGATCACGGTGATCACGCGCCGCTACACACCACCGGCCCGGTCGGTCCCTCCCCGGCATCCCCGTCCCCCACGGCCCCGTCCGGATTCGACGGTCGACCCGATCGGATGAGTGCCGGGTCCGACACGTCGGACTGGTCGACCTACTTCGCCGAACGACCCACCGCAGGGCAGTCGCCGTCGAGTGCCAACCTGAGCCCGAAGTACACCTTCGACACCTTCGTCATCGGCGCGTCCAACCGCTTCGCGCATGCGTCGGCGGTGGCCGTGGCCGAGGCGCCCGCCCGTGCCTACAACCCGCTGTTCATCTGGGGAGAGTCCGGGCTCGGCAAGACCCATCTGCTGCACGCCGCCGGCCACTACGCCCAACGGCTGTTCCCCGGGATGCGGGTGAAGTACGTGTCCACCGAGGAATTCACCAACGACTTCATCAACTCGTTGCGTGACGACCGTCGGGTCGCGTTCAAACGACGCTACCGCGACGTCGACGTGCTGCTCGTCGACGACATCCAGTTCCTGATCGGCAAGGAAGGTATCCAGGAGGAGTTCTTCCACACCTTCAACACCTTGCACAACGCCAGCAAGCAGATCGTGGTGTCGTCGGACCGTCCGCCCAAACAGCTTGCGACACTGGAAGATCGGCTACGTACCCGATTCGAGTGGGGACTCATCACCGACGTCCAGCCGCCCGACCTCGAGACCCGCATCGCCATCCTGCGCAAGAAGGCCCAGATGGACAACATCGCGGTGCCCGACGACGTGCTCGAACTCATCGCGTCGAAGATCGAACGCAATATCCGTGAACTCGAGGGCGCCCTCATCCGCGTCACCGCGTTCGCCTCACTCAACAACGCCGAACTCGACAAGTCGCTCGCCGAGGTGGTGCTGCAGGCGCTGCTGCCCAATTCCGGCACCCTCGAGGTCAGCGCGGCCAGCATCCTGGCCATCACCGCCGAGTACTTCGACATCTCCGTGGAGGAGTTGCGCGGCCCCGGCAAGACCCGCTCGATTGCGCAGGCCCGGCAGATCTCGATGTATCTGTGCCGCGAACTCACCGACCTCTCGTTGCCGAAGATCGGCGAGACGTTCGACCGCGACCACACCACGGTGATGTACGCCGAACGCAAGATCCGCAAGGAGATGGCCGAGCGCCGCAAGGTCTACGACCACGTCCAGGAACTCACCGCTCGCATCAAACAGCGCGCGAGCTGA
- the rpmH gene encoding 50S ribosomal protein L34, translating to MAKGKRTFQPNNRRRARVHGFRLRMRTRAGRAIVNGRRSKGRAKLTA from the coding sequence ATGGCCAAGGGCAAGCGGACCTTCCAGCCCAACAACCGTCGTCGCGCACGCGTGCACGGTTTCCGTCTGCGGATGCGTACCCGCGCCGGACGGGCCATCGTCAACGGTCGCCGTAGCAAGGGCCGCGCGAAGCTCACGGCCTGA
- the rnpA gene encoding ribonuclease P protein component, protein MVAATHRISRGSDFDRTLKSGVRVTTRDLVIHVLPLDTSLPSDPDDGSAGERTSAERTSARRTSARRTHGERTPGPATVGGPWLGLIVSKAVGNAVIRHRVARRLRAAFADVCDRFPVPETMMVIRARPSSAVLGSPELAVQITEALARRRVRAAFDERVSTRRQARVAP, encoded by the coding sequence ATGGTGGCTGCCACACATCGGATCTCACGTGGATCCGACTTCGATCGCACGCTGAAGAGCGGGGTGCGGGTGACGACGCGTGATCTCGTCATCCATGTGCTCCCGCTGGACACCTCGCTCCCATCCGACCCCGACGACGGGTCGGCCGGCGAGCGAACCTCTGCTGAGCGAACCTCTGCTCGACGAACCTCTGCTCGACGAACCCATGGTGAACGGACGCCAGGGCCGGCCACAGTCGGCGGTCCCTGGTTGGGTCTGATCGTCAGCAAGGCCGTCGGGAATGCGGTGATCCGGCATCGAGTGGCGCGTCGGCTGCGTGCCGCGTTCGCCGACGTCTGCGACCGGTTCCCCGTCCCGGAGACGATGATGGTCATCCGCGCACGTCCCTCCTCGGCCGTTCTCGGCAGCCCCGAGCTGGCCGTGCAGATCACCGAGGCGCTGGCCCGACGACGGGTCCGTGCGGCCTTCGACGAGCGCGTGTCCACTCGTCGCCAGGCCCGGGTGGCACCGTGA
- the yidD gene encoding membrane protein insertion efficiency factor YidD, with amino-acid sequence MSPARWIHRLPRRVVIFLIELYRTWVSPMRLPTCRFEPTCSGYAVEALTRHGFLYGGWLSVVRLLKCGPWHKPGYDPVPERGFRDLFTTAEQTVTSERSVEESTPSEVRGN; translated from the coding sequence TTGTCGCCGGCGCGTTGGATCCACCGGTTGCCGCGTCGAGTGGTCATCTTCCTCATCGAGCTCTACCGCACCTGGGTGTCCCCGATGCGTCTGCCGACGTGCCGCTTCGAACCCACCTGTTCGGGCTACGCGGTGGAAGCGTTGACTCGACACGGGTTCCTCTACGGAGGGTGGTTGTCGGTGGTGCGACTGCTCAAATGCGGGCCCTGGCACAAGCCGGGCTATGACCCGGTTCCGGAACGAGGGTTCCGCGATCTCTTCACCACCGCCGAACAAACCGTCACCAGTGAACGATCTGTCGAGGAATCGACACCGTCCGAGGTTAGGGGTAACTGA
- the yidC gene encoding membrane protein insertase YidC: MLNFIYYPVSWIMWVWHWLFSHVTPDSPGGDGVAWALSVVFLVFTLRAILYKPFVKQIRTTKKMQEINPQLQAIRKKYAKDRVKMTEEMQKLQREHGFNPLLGCLPMLLQIPVFIGLFHVLRSFNRMATGFGQPGMTAEETRSLGNYAFSPELVQNFLDARLFGVPLSSYITEPVSEFQAFVEPGSPIDFTRTQIAVVVIPMMIIASIATHMNSRASVARQPEAALENPQTRMMNMLALYIFPLGILVTGAFFPVAILLYWMSNNLWTYAQQHIVFGRIEREEEEAKRLKQEKLKANAPKPGARPDRSKKAATVDGEVVAADDDVPATTATAAGTAGPLAGLQRMLGLDKSKSNSTAAPSDTATASEESSAESGSAADAETAESTSSGASSGTTTSGSDAAGSQRPSGGGSGSETVKKPGTQKSGTAHVAAKNRKGGSRRRKGGRPGGRH; encoded by the coding sequence GTGCTGAACTTCATCTACTACCCGGTCTCCTGGATCATGTGGGTCTGGCATTGGCTGTTCAGCCATGTCACGCCGGACTCACCAGGCGGCGACGGAGTGGCATGGGCGCTGTCGGTGGTGTTCCTGGTGTTCACGCTGCGCGCGATCCTCTACAAGCCGTTCGTGAAGCAGATCCGCACCACGAAGAAGATGCAGGAGATCAACCCGCAGCTGCAGGCGATCCGGAAGAAGTACGCCAAGGATCGCGTGAAGATGACCGAGGAGATGCAGAAGCTCCAGCGCGAGCACGGCTTCAATCCCCTGCTCGGCTGCCTGCCCATGCTGCTGCAGATTCCGGTCTTCATCGGTCTGTTCCACGTGTTGCGATCCTTCAACCGAATGGCCACGGGCTTCGGACAGCCGGGGATGACCGCCGAGGAGACGCGCTCGCTCGGCAACTACGCGTTCAGCCCCGAACTGGTACAGAACTTCCTCGACGCCCGTCTGTTCGGCGTGCCGCTCTCGTCGTACATCACCGAGCCGGTCAGCGAGTTCCAGGCGTTCGTGGAACCGGGGTCGCCGATCGACTTCACCCGTACCCAGATCGCCGTCGTGGTGATCCCGATGATGATCATCGCGTCGATCGCCACGCACATGAACTCGCGCGCCTCTGTCGCCCGCCAGCCCGAAGCGGCCCTGGAGAACCCGCAGACCCGCATGATGAACATGCTCGCGCTCTACATCTTCCCGCTCGGCATCCTGGTGACCGGCGCGTTCTTCCCGGTGGCGATCCTCCTCTACTGGATGAGCAACAACCTCTGGACCTACGCCCAGCAGCACATCGTCTTCGGCCGCATCGAGCGGGAAGAAGAGGAAGCGAAACGGCTCAAACAGGAGAAGCTCAAGGCGAATGCACCCAAGCCGGGTGCGCGTCCCGATCGTTCGAAAAAGGCCGCGACGGTCGACGGTGAGGTCGTCGCCGCTGACGACGACGTGCCGGCAACGACGGCGACGGCCGCGGGAACGGCCGGACCACTCGCCGGGCTGCAGCGGATGTTGGGTCTCGACAAATCGAAGTCCAACTCGACCGCTGCGCCGTCGGACACGGCCACCGCGAGCGAGGAGTCGTCCGCGGAGAGTGGCTCGGCGGCGGACGCGGAGACAGCTGAGTCGACGTCTTCGGGCGCGTCGTCGGGCACGACTACGTCGGGTTCGGATGCCGCCGGGAGTCAGCGGCCCTCTGGTGGCGGCTCCGGGAGCGAGACGGTGAAGAAGCCCGGAACCCAGAAGTCGGGCACCGCGCACGTCGCGGCGAAGAACCGAAAGGGCGGATCACGTCGGCGCAAGGGTGGTCGGCCCGGCGGCCGGCATTGA